In one window of Sciurus carolinensis chromosome X, mSciCar1.2, whole genome shotgun sequence DNA:
- the LOC124971624 gene encoding isoaspartyl peptidase/L-asparaginase-like, with protein sequence MHEMALGHGHLASGVTVGICVFHLESLNEGTMSAMALDCQGNLAYATCTGVIVNKMVDQVGDSPCVGSEGYADNNIGAISTTGYRESILKVNLARLTLFHIEQGKTMEEAADLLLGYMKSKLKGLGDLILISKTGDWVAKWTSTSMPWAATKDGKLHADIDLGETTITDLPLPLP encoded by the exons ATGCATGAAATGGCCTTGGGTCATGGGCATTTGGCATCTGGAGTCACAG TGGGTATCTGTGTCTTCCATTTGGAATCATTAAACGAGGGAACTATGAGTGCCATGGCCTTGGACTGCCAAGGGAACTTGGCTTATGCCACCTGTACGGGGGTTATCGTTAATAAGATGGTTGATCAAGTTGGGGACTCACCATGTGTAGGATCTGAAGGTTACGCTGACAATAACATTGGAGCCATTTCCACCACGGGGTACAGGGAAAGCATCCTGAAGGTGAATCTCGCCAGACTCACTCTTTTCCACATAGAACAAGGAAAGACCATGGAAGAGGCTGCTGACCTTTTGTTGGGTTATATGAAGTCAAAGCTCAAAGGTTTAGGTGACCTCATCTTGATCAGCAAAACAGGAGACTGGGTAGCAAAGTGGACCTCTACCTCCATGCCCTGGGCAGCCACCAAGGACGGCAAGCTGCATGCTGACATTGACCTTGGTGAAACCACTATCACAGACTTGCCCTTGCCCTTGCCCTAA